One part of the Sulfolobus tengchongensis genome encodes these proteins:
- a CDS encoding cobalt-factor II C(20)-methyltransferase, with the protein MKLYVIGLGPGDENLITVRGAEILKKVKIIFIPYSTGTNRSLAENIVRKYADKETRLVLLGFPMSRKVEDEELKKIGERICSEIKEDSAFVTLGDPTLYSTFFRAKDKLPCRVDIEVIPGVSSITACASKALISLANGEDSIAIIPASRLDQIEKAKEIFETLIILKTNENIKEIVNMLNKTHFLIYARRCFMDDEKLVKLNDETINDKDYFSMIIAIRKER; encoded by the coding sequence ATGAAATTATATGTAATTGGATTAGGTCCCGGAGACGAAAATCTAATAACCGTGAGGGGTGCTGAAATTCTAAAGAAAGTCAAAATTATTTTCATACCATATTCTACGGGAACCAATAGAAGCCTAGCAGAAAATATAGTGAGAAAATACGCTGATAAGGAAACTAGATTAGTCCTTTTAGGATTTCCAATGTCGAGGAAAGTGGAAGATGAAGAGCTTAAAAAGATAGGTGAGAGAATCTGTAGTGAAATTAAGGAGGATTCGGCATTTGTAACATTAGGTGACCCAACATTATATAGTACTTTCTTCAGAGCGAAGGATAAATTACCTTGCAGAGTTGATATAGAAGTCATTCCAGGTGTAAGTTCCATAACTGCTTGTGCGTCAAAAGCCTTAATATCTCTCGCTAACGGTGAAGATTCAATAGCTATAATTCCAGCATCTAGGTTAGATCAGATTGAAAAGGCTAAGGAAATATTCGAGACTCTCATAATACTCAAAACTAATGAAAACATTAAGGAAATAGTTAATATGCTTAATAAAACCCATTTTTTAATTTATGCTAGAAGATGTTTTATGGATGACGAAAAACTAGTTAAACTTAATGATGAAACCATTAACGATAAAGACTATTTCTCTATGATAATAGCTATAAGGAAGGAAAGGTGA
- a CDS encoding cobalt-precorrin-7 (C(5))-methyltransferase has protein sequence MAVYIIGVGPGDPEYLTLKGYKTIKESEIVVGWKAVIERFSQILEGKKIIILNYKEEREQLERAIEIAKSQDVAILNHGDPSVSDWQFVEKIKNLCEDKGVKVHIISGVSSLNILLAKLGLDMNFVGFVTLHVRGDTSKMLSDIISILKMGRVAVVIPEPYKDGPQRVAKFLYENNLNCRIVVFERLTYDGESVREYDSVVSLINETYGFSDLVIMAIFLK, from the coding sequence ATGGCAGTTTATATAATTGGAGTAGGGCCTGGTGATCCAGAATACCTTACATTGAAAGGTTATAAGACTATCAAAGAAAGCGAAATAGTTGTAGGATGGAAAGCTGTCATTGAGAGGTTCTCTCAAATTTTAGAAGGAAAGAAAATTATTATACTAAATTATAAAGAAGAAAGAGAACAACTGGAGAGAGCAATAGAGATTGCTAAATCACAGGACGTAGCTATTTTAAATCATGGAGATCCTTCAGTATCTGATTGGCAGTTTGTAGAGAAAATTAAGAATTTATGTGAAGATAAAGGCGTAAAAGTCCATATAATATCTGGCGTATCCTCTCTTAACATATTACTAGCTAAACTAGGCCTAGATATGAACTTTGTTGGATTCGTAACCTTACACGTTAGAGGCGACACTTCCAAAATGCTATCGGATATAATAAGTATATTAAAAATGGGCAGGGTTGCCGTGGTAATACCAGAACCTTATAAGGATGGTCCACAAAGAGTAGCAAAATTTCTTTATGAGAATAATTTAAACTGTAGAATTGTTGTCTTCGAGAGACTTACGTATGATGGAGAAAGCGTAAGAGAATATGATAGTGTAGTTTCTTTAATTAATGAAACTTATGGATTCAGTGATCTTGTGATAATGGCCATATTTCTCAAATAG
- a CDS encoding IS5/IS1182 family transposase, which yields MSSKDLFLLQIKPLIENDLRDVIEKTFSSMKTQRYKTILYFKLLIIMIVYTTSYRELIGLANAIIQHFLGVEKIPSKSAIHWFTKQNLEKANKLLIHIKLNDRLEENQLPTHNLIAKEKFRENVDIIDSFIMELPHGVKSKETQVEKLVLDLKEIVPERDVFETLMSLDEERRSKLLSRFKGSLSSRRFEGDWGKKRGYSWFGGKVFVVVSSRSLMVFVTRASVPDSGVPFSPGSLTLANRGFCNRGLLCRVSGGFGVLRGGVEFFGVYFFEHFRAVRLGFWGFLLI from the coding sequence ATGAGTTCCAAAGATTTATTCCTTTTGCAAATAAAACCCCTAATAGAAAACGACTTAAGGGATGTAATAGAGAAGACATTCTCTAGTATGAAAACACAAAGATATAAGACAATACTATACTTCAAACTCCTCATCATCATGATAGTATACACAACATCCTACAGAGAACTAATAGGACTAGCAAACGCTATAATACAACACTTCCTAGGAGTGGAGAAAATACCATCAAAATCAGCAATACACTGGTTCACAAAACAAAACCTAGAAAAAGCAAACAAACTACTAATCCACATAAAACTAAACGACAGACTAGAGGAAAACCAACTACCAACACACAACCTAATAGCAAAGGAAAAATTTAGGGAAAACGTGGACATAATAGACAGCTTCATAATGGAATTACCACATGGGGTTAAAAGCAAAGAGACACAAGTGGAAAAGCTAGTATTGGACTTGAAGGAGATTGTCCCAGAACGAGATGTTTTTGAGACGCTCATGAGTTTGGATGAGGAGAGGAGGAGTAAGTTGCTTTCTCGTTTTAAGGGGAGTTTGAGTAGTAGGAGGTTTGAGGGTGATTGGGGGAAGAAGAGGGGTTATTCTTGGTTTGGTGGTAAGGTTTTTGTGGTTGTTTCTTCTCGTAGTTTGATGGTTTTCGTTACTAGGGCTAGTGTTCCTGATTCTGGGGTTCCTTTTTCTCCTGGTTCTCTTACTTTGGCTAATCGTGGTTTTTGTAATAGGGGTTTGTTGTGTAGGGTTAGTGGGGGTTTTGGTGTTTTGCGTGGTGGGGTTGAGTTTTTTGGTGTTTACTTTTTTGAGCATTTTAGGGCTGTTCGCTTAGGGTTTTGGGGTTTTTTGTTAATTTGA
- a CDS encoding precorrin-8X methylmutase, producing MDKLSNTAIILIGHGSRRETYNADIESMINYLKGNIGIPIYLTYNEFSNPDWRFLLNEIVNKGYEKIVIGLVFLGRGNHVFRDILEYVKITRLNKWERTKINGKEVDLYITEPLASSPLVMLSLYYRLARALGIFPSLDNTIEDPYEIEERSMNSILSSLNINDEREKRIIAKAVFASGNPEIVKYIKINNLDIGIEAIKAESEIVTDVKMVSAGIRWKKVTCMIDNERVKELSNKFKITRAAAAMRLSLDKGGKVVVVGNAPTALIEAIKMVREGIDIPFIVATPPGFTNAKEAKEALIKSKIPSVTVTGTYGGSGIAVAIINEIIKMALEG from the coding sequence GTGGATAAACTATCCAATACTGCGATAATTCTGATAGGACATGGCTCTAGACGAGAAACTTATAATGCCGATATAGAAAGCATGATAAATTACTTGAAGGGAAATATAGGTATACCAATATATCTAACTTATAATGAGTTTTCTAACCCAGATTGGAGATTTCTCTTAAATGAAATTGTGAATAAGGGATATGAGAAAATAGTAATAGGTTTAGTATTCTTAGGGAGAGGAAATCACGTATTCAGAGATATATTGGAATACGTAAAGATAACAAGATTGAATAAATGGGAAAGAACTAAAATAAATGGGAAAGAAGTAGACTTATATATTACTGAACCTTTAGCTTCCTCACCATTAGTAATGCTCTCATTATATTATAGATTAGCTAGGGCACTCGGCATATTTCCTAGTTTAGATAATACAATAGAGGATCCATATGAGATTGAAGAGAGAAGCATGAATTCAATTTTATCATCCTTAAATATCAATGACGAGAGAGAAAAGAGAATAATAGCTAAAGCAGTTTTTGCTTCAGGAAATCCTGAAATTGTTAAATATATTAAGATAAATAATTTAGATATAGGAATAGAAGCGATAAAAGCTGAGAGTGAAATTGTAACTGATGTAAAAATGGTATCTGCTGGAATCAGATGGAAGAAAGTTACTTGCATGATAGATAACGAGAGAGTAAAGGAGCTCTCAAATAAGTTTAAGATAACTAGAGCTGCTGCTGCAATGAGACTATCGCTAGATAAAGGCGGAAAAGTAGTAGTAGTTGGAAACGCTCCCACTGCACTCATTGAAGCAATTAAAATGGTAAGAGAAGGAATTGATATACCGTTTATAGTTGCGACTCCACCCGGTTTTACAAACGCTAAAGAAGCAAAAGAGGCGTTAATAAAGAGTAAAATTCCCTCTGTAACCGTAACTGGCACCTATGGTGGAAGCGGAATAGCTGTAGCAATTATTAATGAGATAATTAAGATGGCATTGGAGGGTTAA
- a CDS encoding PTO1314 family radical SAM protein, whose product MSTLKPMLLGNLKRALLGLGVRKLPLIAGHKLLYTCNLRCRMCPFWRRKDEKLLSLEEEILMLKSLERAGVLFMGFEGGEPLLRKDLEQILEESYKRFYTSLVTNGWLLKDRVKRISEYLDYLFVSIDGIGEVHDKIRGISGSFEKAIEGIKEAKKYLPVSISFTITRENMDQVKDVIELSKKLDVKISIQVEYDYTTAEKLSPDKKRLYQVLKLIIELKKRGYPIIESVDYFEAIINSWYNNIPWKCKPWLTINVDPQGKIVLPCYVLNEYSGNYKVWEVDIVKLWNSYPWSEYESCNKCALACYLEPSLFKWSNSEMVKEKIIENIGNYIYNAMPIKFLLGGK is encoded by the coding sequence ATGTCAACTTTAAAACCAATGCTATTAGGTAATCTTAAACGGGCTCTTTTAGGTCTTGGAGTTAGAAAATTACCACTTATCGCAGGACATAAGCTCCTGTATACTTGTAATCTCAGATGTAGAATGTGCCCATTTTGGAGACGGAAAGATGAAAAGCTACTATCCTTAGAAGAGGAGATCTTAATGTTGAAGTCTTTAGAGAGGGCAGGAGTTCTATTCATGGGGTTTGAAGGAGGAGAGCCACTGTTAAGGAAGGACTTGGAGCAAATACTGGAAGAGTCCTATAAGCGATTTTACACCTCTTTAGTAACTAATGGATGGTTATTAAAGGATAGAGTAAAAAGGATAAGTGAGTATCTAGATTATCTTTTCGTTTCAATTGATGGAATAGGTGAGGTTCACGATAAAATTAGAGGAATTTCTGGCTCTTTTGAGAAAGCAATAGAGGGTATAAAGGAAGCTAAAAAGTATTTACCTGTATCAATCAGTTTCACAATAACAAGAGAAAATATGGATCAAGTAAAAGATGTAATAGAACTTTCAAAGAAACTTGATGTTAAAATTAGCATACAAGTAGAATATGATTACACTACTGCTGAGAAATTAAGTCCAGACAAAAAGAGGCTTTATCAAGTATTAAAGCTCATTATTGAGCTAAAAAAGAGAGGGTACCCAATAATTGAATCAGTAGATTATTTCGAAGCTATAATTAATTCTTGGTATAATAATATACCTTGGAAATGTAAACCTTGGCTAACCATAAATGTTGATCCACAGGGTAAGATAGTTTTGCCATGTTACGTGCTAAATGAATATAGTGGGAACTACAAGGTATGGGAAGTAGATATAGTTAAATTATGGAATAGTTATCCGTGGAGTGAGTATGAAAGTTGTAATAAATGTGCGCTAGCTTGTTATTTAGAACCATCATTATTCAAATGGTCTAACAGTGAAATGGTAAAGGAAAAAATCATAGAGAATATAGGTAATTATATATACAATGCAATGCCTATTAAATTTTTATTAGGAGGTAAATAA
- a CDS encoding ADP-ribose-binding protein: MYKLKNGLEVHVIKGDITEIEADAIVNAANSYLQHGGGVAYAIVKKGGYVIQKESDEYVKKYGPVPVGDVAVTTAGKLKAKYIIHAVGPRYGVETDDKLESAIRRSLEKADELNLSSIALPAISTGIYGYPYETCAIIMAKVLNSYRPKTLGKVLVVLYSDEAYEVFKNTFDNFLKTEGEKIDS, encoded by the coding sequence ATGTATAAGCTCAAGAATGGGCTTGAAGTTCATGTAATAAAGGGTGACATTACAGAGATTGAAGCTGATGCAATAGTTAACGCTGCGAATTCTTATCTCCAACATGGTGGCGGTGTTGCATATGCAATAGTAAAAAAGGGCGGATACGTAATTCAAAAGGAGAGTGATGAGTACGTAAAGAAGTACGGTCCAGTACCAGTGGGTGATGTCGCAGTTACGACGGCAGGAAAATTAAAGGCAAAGTACATAATTCATGCGGTGGGTCCTAGATATGGTGTTGAAACTGATGATAAGTTAGAGTCAGCTATTAGAAGATCTCTAGAAAAAGCTGATGAATTAAATCTTTCTAGTATAGCACTCCCTGCAATATCAACTGGAATCTATGGTTATCCCTATGAGACATGCGCAATTATAATGGCTAAGGTTCTAAATTCGTATAGACCTAAAACCTTAGGTAAGGTATTGGTAGTTTTGTATTCGGATGAAGCTTATGAAGTATTTAAAAATACTTTCGACAACTTTCTTAAAACGGAAGGAGAGAAAATAGATAGTTAA
- the cbiG gene encoding cobalt-precorrin 5A hydrolase, translating into MLENLWKGIAIISASDDGYNAGEAIREKLKEFEIPVVHYKYKDADIETIWKCYDAIIFVMALEGATRIVCRYAKSKTDDPPIICVDDKMNYVIPLLGGHWGANDIARELGKILNSTPIITTAAELKGKLSVEKIANILIARILNPETIVKINAALLKDEEICIDGINDGININFPENIKVNSTKCNYIISLVKNREYEDDKIVVRLMPLKISIGIGSKKDVKLDEIRNGIYRLLERLNLKAERIGVIASIREEVKELAEEFNVKFRLISENEINSFTNPCLTPPSKTLIEVGLKGVAEISALIAGGKNSKLILRKIPISKSSTIAVATYEDE; encoded by the coding sequence ATGTTAGAAAATTTATGGAAGGGAATAGCTATAATCTCAGCATCAGATGATGGGTATAATGCAGGAGAAGCCATAAGAGAAAAATTAAAAGAATTCGAGATTCCGGTAGTACATTATAAATACAAAGATGCAGATATTGAGACTATTTGGAAATGTTATGATGCTATAATATTCGTAATGGCTCTGGAGGGGGCCACGAGAATAGTTTGCAGATATGCTAAGTCTAAGACAGACGACCCACCAATTATATGTGTTGACGATAAAATGAATTATGTTATACCTCTATTAGGTGGTCATTGGGGTGCAAATGATATTGCCAGAGAATTAGGCAAAATCTTGAACTCCACACCAATTATAACTACAGCAGCTGAATTAAAAGGTAAGCTAAGTGTAGAGAAAATAGCAAACATCCTAATAGCTAGGATATTAAATCCAGAGACCATAGTGAAGATTAACGCAGCGTTACTCAAGGATGAAGAGATCTGTATAGATGGTATCAATGATGGTATCAATATTAATTTTCCTGAAAATATAAAGGTTAATAGTACTAAATGCAATTATATCATATCACTAGTCAAAAACAGAGAATACGAAGATGATAAGATAGTGGTGAGACTAATGCCGTTAAAAATATCAATAGGTATAGGATCTAAGAAAGATGTAAAATTAGATGAAATCCGTAATGGAATATACAGATTGTTGGAAAGACTTAATTTGAAAGCGGAAAGAATCGGAGTAATAGCGTCAATTCGAGAAGAAGTTAAAGAGTTGGCTGAAGAATTTAACGTTAAATTTAGATTGATAAGCGAAAATGAAATAAACAGTTTCACAAATCCTTGCCTTACACCTCCAAGTAAAACTCTAATTGAAGTAGGTTTAAAAGGAGTAGCTGAAATTTCAGCATTGATAGCTGGAGGAAAGAACTCAAAGTTAATATTAAGGAAAATACCTATAAGTAAAAGCTCTACCATAGCAGTTGCAACTTACGAGGATGAGTGA
- a CDS encoding precorrin-3B C(17)-methyltransferase produces MGKLYIVGIGPGSKEQRTIKAQKILEDSNVIIGYNTYLRLISDVLNDKKEIIGARMREEIFRANTAIEKALDSKNTVALVSSGDPQVYGMAGLVFDLIARRNLDLDVEVIPGVTAALAAAARLGSPLSLDFVVISLSDLLIPRDEILHKVTKAAEADFVIAFYNLINERLLVEAMDIVSKYRKPDTPVGLVKSAYRDNESIVITTLSSWKEHMEEISMTTTMIIGNSLTYRYKNYMITPRGYERKYEL; encoded by the coding sequence ATGGGAAAGTTATATATTGTTGGGATAGGACCTGGTTCTAAAGAACAGAGAACAATAAAAGCACAGAAAATCTTAGAAGATTCAAATGTGATAATTGGATATAATACTTATTTGAGATTGATATCCGATGTGTTGAATGATAAAAAAGAAATAATAGGGGCTAGAATGAGAGAGGAGATCTTCAGAGCAAATACCGCTATAGAAAAAGCCTTAGACTCCAAGAATACTGTAGCATTAGTGTCAAGCGGAGATCCTCAAGTCTATGGAATGGCAGGCTTAGTTTTTGATTTAATAGCTAGAAGAAACTTAGACTTAGACGTTGAGGTGATACCGGGCGTTACTGCTGCACTGGCAGCGGCAGCTAGACTAGGCAGTCCCCTCTCTCTAGATTTCGTAGTAATAAGTTTGAGCGATTTGTTAATCCCTAGAGACGAGATCCTACATAAGGTAACAAAAGCTGCGGAAGCTGACTTTGTTATAGCATTTTATAACTTAATTAATGAGAGATTGTTAGTTGAAGCAATGGATATAGTTTCCAAATATAGGAAACCAGATACGCCAGTAGGGTTGGTTAAAAGCGCTTATAGAGACAATGAAAGTATTGTAATTACAACACTATCCTCATGGAAAGAACACATGGAAGAAATAAGTATGACGACAACTATGATTATAGGAAATTCTCTCACATATCGTTATAAAAATTATATGATAACACCTAGGGGATATGAGAGGAAATATGAACTATGA
- the cbiT gene encoding precorrin-6Y C5,15-methyltransferase (decarboxylating) subunit CbiT, protein MEWNYVVPGIPDSYFERDEEIPMTKEEIRALALSKLRIRRGDTFLDIGCGTGSVTIEASLLVGNNGKVYGIDKDEKAITLTRKNAEKFGLNNIVLVKGEAPDILFTLDKKFDRIFIGGGSEKISEIIGASWELLKENGRIVIDAILLETVNKAINAMEIMGFQNVEVTEVIIAKGMRTKMGTAMLSRNPIFIISGDKI, encoded by the coding sequence ATGGAATGGAACTATGTTGTTCCGGGTATACCAGATAGTTATTTTGAAAGAGATGAGGAAATACCTATGACAAAGGAAGAGATAAGGGCTTTAGCACTATCAAAACTGAGAATAAGGAGAGGAGATACGTTCTTAGACATCGGTTGTGGAACGGGAAGTGTTACTATAGAAGCCTCGCTATTAGTTGGTAATAATGGCAAGGTTTATGGTATAGATAAGGACGAAAAGGCAATTACACTAACAAGGAAGAACGCGGAGAAATTTGGCTTAAATAATATAGTGCTAGTTAAAGGTGAAGCCCCAGACATTTTATTCACATTAGATAAGAAGTTCGACAGAATTTTCATTGGAGGAGGATCTGAAAAAATAAGCGAAATAATAGGCGCTTCTTGGGAATTGCTAAAGGAAAATGGAAGAATAGTAATAGATGCGATACTATTAGAGACTGTTAACAAGGCAATTAATGCTATGGAAATTATGGGATTTCAAAACGTTGAAGTTACTGAAGTAATAATTGCAAAAGGAATGAGAACAAAAATGGGGACTGCCATGCTTTCTCGAAATCCAATTTTTATAATTTCAGGTGATAAAATATGA
- the cbiD gene encoding cobalt-precorrin-5B (C(1))-methyltransferase CbiD has protein sequence MIINSLKRFGITTGAAAAAASKAAVIGLLNNERPKTVVIPTPIGLRLEIPVEKVEIHETVSCSEVRKFSGDNPDILDGLVIRSCVKLRDDNEIIIIGGKGVGKVTRSGLKGTIGDTAISPTVRDMIVNAIREISDKGFQVVIEVPNGEIIAEKTLNKLVGIVDGISILGTTGIETPVSDEDYLEHIKCELNVIRQNYDYVVISPGNLASNFASRLFDSNSIIKVGDRIGESIKLASVFFKRIVLAGLPAKLLKVYAGIFNTHYTQGDARIESLTHASVIAGLPYEILVKIANSLSVEEAFTYMTKEQRKKVMSIVGEKIQSRIKNLQQDINFCVIIFDYDGEILSRVGC, from the coding sequence ATGATAATAAACTCCTTGAAGAGATTTGGAATAACCACGGGGGCAGCTGCAGCAGCTGCGTCAAAGGCAGCGGTAATCGGATTGCTGAATAACGAGAGACCAAAAACGGTGGTTATACCAACACCTATAGGGCTAAGATTGGAAATTCCAGTAGAAAAAGTAGAAATACATGAAACTGTTTCGTGTTCAGAAGTTAGAAAGTTTTCTGGTGATAATCCAGATATATTAGATGGATTAGTGATAAGATCTTGTGTTAAATTAAGAGATGATAATGAAATTATAATAATCGGTGGTAAAGGTGTTGGAAAAGTTACTAGGAGTGGGCTAAAGGGAACCATAGGTGATACAGCTATTAGCCCAACTGTGAGAGATATGATAGTAAATGCTATAAGGGAAATTTCAGATAAGGGATTTCAAGTCGTAATCGAAGTTCCAAATGGAGAAATCATAGCAGAAAAAACATTAAATAAACTAGTAGGAATAGTAGATGGAATTTCAATACTGGGTACCACTGGTATTGAAACACCGGTTAGCGATGAGGATTACTTAGAACATATTAAGTGCGAATTAAACGTAATTAGACAGAACTATGATTACGTTGTAATATCACCAGGAAACTTAGCTTCTAACTTTGCGTCAAGGCTATTCGATAGTAATAGCATAATAAAAGTGGGAGATAGAATAGGAGAATCAATAAAACTTGCATCAGTATTTTTTAAAAGAATAGTATTGGCTGGATTACCTGCAAAATTACTTAAAGTTTACGCAGGAATATTTAATACTCATTACACACAAGGCGATGCAAGAATAGAGTCACTAACGCATGCATCGGTAATTGCAGGACTTCCTTATGAGATATTAGTTAAGATAGCTAATTCGTTATCAGTGGAAGAAGCGTTCACTTATATGACAAAGGAACAGAGAAAAAAGGTCATGAGTATAGTAGGTGAGAAAATTCAATCTAGAATTAAAAATCTTCAACAAGATATTAATTTTTGTGTAATTATTTTCGACTATGATGGAGAGATTTTAAGCAGGGTGGGTTGCTAA
- a CDS encoding thioesterase family protein: protein MQNVEYVFEDVVRIYDTDAQGIAHYAAYYRFFTNTIEKFVKEKTGIPYPIVDEDLWFVIAESHAVYHKPVKLGDKLTVLLSPKVLSSKTVRFDFKILKDGELTTEGYVIQVAINPKVWKSVEMPKDLINKLMA, encoded by the coding sequence ATGCAAAATGTGGAGTATGTGTTTGAAGACGTGGTTAGAATTTATGATACAGACGCCCAAGGAATAGCACATTATGCGGCATATTACAGGTTTTTTACAAATACAATAGAAAAATTCGTTAAAGAGAAAACTGGAATACCATATCCCATAGTTGACGAGGACTTGTGGTTTGTAATAGCAGAATCGCATGCAGTATACCATAAACCAGTTAAACTAGGTGATAAACTAACAGTACTATTAAGCCCAAAAGTACTGTCAAGTAAGACTGTACGATTTGATTTCAAAATCTTAAAAGATGGTGAATTAACTACTGAGGGTTATGTGATACAAGTTGCAATAAACCCAAAAGTATGGAAATCTGTAGAAATGCCAAAGGATTTGATAAATAAGCTAATGGCATAG
- a CDS encoding MBL fold metallo-hydrolase: MPTVKLTKDVSIITGSPNTMVYDNRVVIDLGGKNSSLDIKAEIQLATHGHADHIAGLLRKDAKIRYLPIEDYWALTLMGRRAMIYECSSRESEIFTFDYVKENLESLDNNVRDSEIEIIKLTGHTPGHSGYIVGNVLYAGDAFFGDKLLESFSVPFYTDFWAAMETLDKIKELMKTVDNVVISHGPVYTNKNKMMALLDNNIQYAEKLTKKILDILSINEATVEEIVVRLKQDITPTNVLLNSITIRSILLGLDSVEYNVTQKGLVFKKKVH; the protein is encoded by the coding sequence ATGCCTACAGTGAAGCTCACTAAAGATGTCTCGATTATCACCGGGAGTCCAAATACAATGGTTTACGATAACAGAGTTGTAATAGATCTTGGAGGGAAAAATTCTTCTTTAGATATAAAGGCTGAGATTCAGTTAGCTACACATGGTCATGCAGATCATATAGCAGGACTGCTGAGAAAAGATGCGAAAATAAGATATCTTCCGATAGAAGATTACTGGGCATTAACTTTAATGGGAAGAAGAGCGATGATTTATGAATGTAGCTCACGGGAATCAGAAATCTTTACATTTGATTACGTAAAAGAAAACCTAGAATCATTGGATAATAATGTTCGAGATTCGGAAATAGAAATTATAAAATTGACTGGTCATACTCCAGGCCATAGCGGATATATAGTTGGAAATGTTTTGTATGCTGGTGATGCGTTTTTTGGTGATAAGCTATTAGAGAGTTTTTCAGTACCATTTTATACCGATTTCTGGGCTGCAATGGAGACTTTAGATAAAATCAAAGAACTAATGAAAACTGTTGATAATGTAGTAATAAGCCATGGTCCAGTTTACACCAATAAAAATAAGATGATGGCTCTATTAGATAATAACATTCAGTATGCTGAGAAATTAACAAAGAAAATCCTAGATATTTTATCCATTAACGAAGCTACTGTAGAAGAAATAGTAGTTAGGTTGAAACAGGACATTACACCAACTAATGTGTTATTAAACTCTATCACAATTAGGTCGATATTGTTAGGTTTAGATAGTGTGGAGTACAATGTGACACAAAAAGGTTTGGTTTTTAAGAAGAAGGTTCACTAA
- the cobM gene encoding precorrin-4 C(11)-methyltransferase: protein MVGKVIFIGAGPGDPELITIKAKKYIETADAIVYAGSLINPEILKWARKDAEIYNSAPLTLNEIVEIMVRKASEGKLVARLKSGDSSIYGALLEEMWALDAAGIPYEVVPGITAAIAAASVIPTELTIPKLAQTVIITRASLRVPMQGSIKDFAKMVKIGATMVIYTGIHIIDRVVKELKEGGLTDDTPVIVVYRATWPEQKIIKGTLADIVNKVREARIYRDSVIIVGLTADHEQIKNMVRSSVYDPKHNHSYRPWKIEED from the coding sequence ATGGTTGGAAAGGTTATATTCATAGGAGCTGGTCCAGGAGATCCAGAATTAATAACGATAAAAGCCAAAAAATACATAGAAACTGCAGATGCTATAGTGTATGCTGGCTCCCTCATAAACCCGGAAATATTAAAATGGGCTCGAAAAGATGCTGAGATATATAATAGTGCACCACTTACATTAAACGAAATAGTAGAAATAATGGTAAGAAAAGCTAGTGAGGGAAAACTGGTTGCTAGACTTAAGTCTGGTGATTCATCTATTTATGGCGCGTTACTCGAAGAGATGTGGGCATTAGACGCAGCAGGTATTCCATATGAAGTTGTACCTGGCATTACTGCAGCAATTGCTGCTGCATCTGTAATACCTACTGAACTAACTATACCTAAATTGGCCCAAACAGTGATAATAACTAGGGCTTCTTTAAGGGTTCCAATGCAGGGTTCGATAAAAGATTTCGCAAAAATGGTAAAAATAGGTGCTACAATGGTAATCTACACTGGAATACATATTATTGATAGAGTGGTCAAGGAGTTAAAAGAAGGAGGATTAACTGATGATACTCCAGTTATAGTGGTATATCGAGCAACTTGGCCAGAACAGAAAATAATCAAAGGAACTTTAGCTGACATAGTGAATAAGGTTAGAGAGGCAAGGATTTATAGAGACTCAGTAATAATAGTTGGACTTACAGCAGATCATGAGCAAATCAAAAACATGGTAAGATCTAGCGTATATGACCCAAAGCATAATCACTCTTATAGACCTTGGAAGATTGAGGAAGATTAA